The Nitrospira sp. KM1 genome includes a window with the following:
- a CDS encoding TonB-dependent receptor, protein MNRWMLCAGVLLVCALAVVGGPEYVLAEPMDFEIAAKPLAGALAEFAAKTNLQVLYSGELTKGLNTNGVHGLHEPEEALKILLKDSGLTYRFTDAETITLERDGSANALPAAGIAGAAGVAATMESTPSGQGSQKPVKVPEILVKEVRERDNDTKSYVAEEASTATRSNTPVRDVPQSIQVITRKVIEEQRTFRLQDSLENVSGLVTNRSSQNLNDSFLIRGFQVNNVYRNGLIDPSNILNGTDSYNIQRLEVLKGPAAVLYGQGDPGGIVNLITKKPLPDPYYSINATFGNYNFYRSEIEATGALSPGKTLLYRLNVVGQDAGSFVDYVRRDLVGIAPSFTWLMNNRTTLTVEADYFRRWMPRYSGVPALGTVLPNINGALPRSRNASLGDFEKDTRQQTRVGYDLTYQFNNDWAVRNAYRYTVFERTELVTANPGVLQADERTLTRFGQEGTWQRHFHNMFTNLTGRFKLLEMEHNLLAGFELRQDKTDPTEGVSRTAPNIDLYAPNYSQGLGPITAPFLLKDDSKMAGVYLQDMIALLPNLKFMGGVRFDYVHQSINPTSSTQDTSDDTAVSPRLGLVYQPIEPVSLYTSWTRGFLPNTPSVFNPTGQLFKPERSTQYEIGIKSFFLDNRVSTTLAWYHLTRENLLTPDPFNPLAQVQTGEQRSQGVEFDVAATLTSGWNVIASYAYTDAEVTQDNDPTLVNKRLAFVPYNKATLWSTYYFQEGVLQGFGVGGGVFGYSSRNASLFGPQLNVPGFVRVDAALYYNHDVHSGNWLHAKQVNLALNFRNLFDQGYIESAFNSTTRLFYGEPRTVLATVGLKF, encoded by the coding sequence ATGAACAGGTGGATGCTCTGTGCCGGCGTGCTATTGGTGTGCGCGTTAGCGGTAGTCGGCGGTCCGGAATATGTACTTGCCGAGCCGATGGATTTCGAAATCGCTGCGAAGCCACTCGCGGGCGCATTGGCCGAATTCGCGGCAAAGACGAATCTTCAAGTCCTCTACAGCGGCGAGTTGACGAAAGGCCTGAATACGAACGGAGTTCACGGCCTGCACGAGCCGGAAGAAGCATTGAAGATTCTCTTGAAGGACAGCGGGTTGACCTATCGATTCACTGACGCCGAGACCATCACGCTCGAGCGCGATGGTTCCGCGAATGCTCTGCCCGCAGCCGGGATCGCCGGAGCCGCGGGGGTGGCCGCAACAATGGAATCGACACCATCAGGGCAGGGATCGCAAAAGCCGGTCAAGGTGCCGGAGATTCTCGTGAAGGAGGTTCGGGAGCGCGACAACGATACGAAATCCTATGTGGCCGAAGAAGCGAGCACTGCCACGAGAAGCAATACGCCGGTTCGTGACGTGCCGCAGTCGATTCAGGTGATCACCCGGAAAGTCATCGAAGAACAGCGGACGTTTCGTCTACAGGACAGTTTGGAAAACGTATCCGGCCTGGTCACCAATCGCAGTTCCCAGAACCTCAACGATTCGTTCCTCATCAGAGGATTTCAAGTCAACAATGTGTACCGTAATGGTCTCATCGATCCCAGCAATATTCTGAACGGGACAGATAGTTACAATATCCAGCGACTCGAGGTGCTAAAAGGACCGGCCGCGGTCCTGTATGGACAGGGTGATCCCGGAGGCATCGTCAACCTCATCACGAAGAAACCGCTGCCCGATCCGTATTACTCCATCAATGCGACATTCGGAAACTACAACTTCTACCGATCCGAGATCGAAGCGACCGGCGCACTCAGTCCCGGTAAGACGCTGCTTTACCGCCTCAACGTTGTCGGACAGGATGCGGGAAGCTTCGTCGATTACGTGAGGCGAGATCTGGTAGGCATCGCTCCCTCCTTCACGTGGTTGATGAACAATCGCACGACACTTACGGTGGAAGCCGACTACTTTAGACGATGGATGCCTCGGTACAGTGGAGTTCCTGCCCTTGGAACCGTGCTTCCGAATATCAACGGCGCGCTCCCACGCAGCCGGAATGCATCGCTTGGCGACTTCGAGAAGGACACGCGACAGCAGACTCGGGTCGGCTATGACCTGACGTATCAATTCAACAACGATTGGGCGGTTCGCAATGCGTATCGCTATACGGTGTTTGAACGGACCGAACTCGTGACCGCAAATCCGGGCGTCCTGCAAGCCGATGAGCGGACGCTGACCCGCTTTGGCCAAGAAGGCACGTGGCAACGCCACTTCCACAACATGTTCACGAATCTGACCGGCCGATTCAAGCTGTTGGAAATGGAACATAATCTGCTCGCCGGCTTCGAACTGCGGCAGGACAAGACGGACCCCACCGAAGGGGTGTCGCGAACGGCCCCCAATATTGATCTCTATGCGCCGAACTACTCACAGGGGTTGGGGCCGATCACGGCTCCGTTCCTTTTAAAGGATGATAGCAAGATGGCAGGGGTCTATCTGCAGGACATGATCGCCTTGTTGCCAAATTTGAAATTTATGGGAGGAGTCCGCTTTGACTATGTGCATCAGAGTATCAACCCCACGTCCAGCACTCAGGACACCTCTGACGATACCGCTGTCAGCCCCCGGCTAGGCTTGGTGTATCAACCTATCGAACCGGTTTCGCTCTATACCTCTTGGACCAGAGGCTTTCTTCCCAATACTCCTTCTGTGTTCAATCCCACTGGGCAATTGTTTAAACCTGAACGATCGACGCAATATGAAATCGGCATCAAATCTTTCTTCTTGGACAATCGAGTATCAACAACGCTTGCCTGGTATCATCTCACGCGAGAGAATTTACTCACTCCGGACCCCTTCAATCCTCTTGCCCAGGTCCAGACCGGGGAGCAACGCAGCCAGGGTGTTGAGTTTGATGTGGCCGCCACTCTAACCAGCGGATGGAATGTCATTGCAAGCTATGCCTATACCGATGCCGAGGTCACGCAGGACAATGATCCGACACTGGTCAACAAACGCCTCGCCTTTGTTCCATATAATAAGGCCACGTTGTGGTCGACGTATTATTTTCAAGAAGGAGTGCTGCAGGGGTTTGGAGTTGGCGGCGGTGTATTCGGCTACTCGAGTCGCAATGCTTCGCTGTTTGGGCCACAGTTGAACGTGCCAGGCTTTGTGCGAGTGGACGCCGCCTTGTACTACAACCACGATGTGCACTCCGGCAACTGGCTTCATGCAAAACAAGTCAATCTCGCGCTGAATTTCCGCAATCTCTTTGATCAGGGCTATATCGAATCCGCTTTTAACTCCACCACTCGACTCTTTTACGGCGAACCTCGCACCGTGCTGGCCACTGTGGGGCTGAAATTCTAA
- a CDS encoding transposase — MARPLRLEFSGALYHITARGNAQQPIFLDDGDRQQFIRLLSREVQQQRWHCYVYCLMGNHYHLVIETPEPNLSRGLRRLHGTYTQWFNRGHQRVGHLLQGRFKSLLVEKEPYLQELCRYVVLNPVRAGMVPEAGVWPWSSYRATAGMQDAPDWVAVSAVLSLFDRNTSTARSAYRRFVAEGLHQPSPWKDLRGQIFLGSLSFRERIERLVQGKPLINVPALQTCPTRLSPDEVLERVATTYRLPVHAVLERSHREAYHTAVYLLRRVANEPLQTVAIRFRISLSRVSKIQTAIEAASHSPQQVRVFTTCKVKN, encoded by the coding sequence ATGGCCCGCCCGCTCCGCCTCGAATTTTCCGGCGCGCTCTACCACATCACCGCGCGCGGTAATGCTCAACAACCTATCTTCCTTGATGACGGCGATCGGCAACAATTTATCCGCCTACTCAGTCGTGAGGTCCAGCAACAGCGCTGGCACTGTTACGTCTACTGCTTGATGGGGAACCACTATCACCTCGTGATTGAAACGCCTGAGCCAAATCTCAGTCGTGGCCTCCGGCGACTCCATGGCACCTACACCCAATGGTTCAATCGCGGCCATCAACGCGTGGGACACCTGCTGCAAGGCCGGTTCAAAAGTCTGCTTGTGGAAAAGGAGCCCTACCTCCAGGAACTCTGCCGTTATGTCGTGTTGAATCCGGTGCGAGCCGGCATGGTGCCGGAGGCAGGGGTGTGGCCGTGGAGTAGTTATCGAGCCACCGCTGGCATGCAAGACGCGCCAGACTGGGTTGCCGTCTCTGCAGTGCTGTCCCTCTTCGACCGCAACACATCAACCGCTCGGAGCGCTTACCGACGCTTCGTTGCCGAAGGGCTTCACCAGCCGTCACCGTGGAAGGACCTGCGAGGCCAAATCTTTCTTGGCAGCCTCAGTTTCCGTGAACGCATCGAACGACTCGTTCAAGGGAAGCCGCTGATCAACGTTCCCGCTCTTCAAACCTGCCCCACCCGTCTCTCTCCAGACGAAGTCCTCGAGCGCGTTGCCACCACGTATCGATTACCGGTGCATGCCGTCCTCGAGCGTTCACACCGCGAGGCCTATCACACAGCGGTATACTTGCTGCGGCGCGTGGCGAATGAACCGCTGCAGACCGTCGCGATTCGCTTTCGAATCTCCCTGTCGCGAGTCTCGAAAATTCAGACGGCGATCGAAGCCGCATCACATTCTCCTCAGCAGGTCCGAGTCTTTACCACATGCAAAGTCAAGAACTGA
- a CDS encoding efflux RND transporter periplasmic adaptor subunit, which translates to MSRRWIGLAVLLLVLVGLATMLMSLRSGRATGEPRVTGPEEQRTLVETAWVQVAPIAETVTAVGSLDANESILIRPEVAGLITRIHFQEGQSVETGTLLLELDDSEFQAQAAQAAAQERIARLTYERLKRLGINQTTIVPAQQLDEAWSLLQAAEANRLLYQMRLKKTKIRAPFAGTVGLRRVSPGDYVQPGQDVVNLEDLRTLKIDFKVPETYLSRLALGQHVTLSTDAYPDRTFSGEVYAVDPRVEATNRAVHVRARMQNEDGRLRPGLFATAALLLASRNEALLVPEDVVVYQLNKTFAYRVVNGSVHLTEITLGQRAHGRVQVVSGLQQADMVVRAGHHKLKDGARVVMAQ; encoded by the coding sequence ATGTCACGTCGATGGATCGGACTGGCGGTTCTCCTCCTGGTGCTCGTCGGCCTGGCCACGATGCTCATGTCTCTGCGAAGCGGGCGCGCGACCGGCGAGCCCCGCGTAACTGGACCGGAGGAGCAGAGGACGCTCGTCGAGACGGCGTGGGTGCAGGTCGCCCCGATCGCCGAAACCGTCACGGCGGTCGGCAGTCTCGACGCCAATGAATCCATCCTGATTCGTCCGGAGGTCGCCGGCCTGATCACCCGCATCCACTTCCAGGAAGGACAGTCGGTCGAAACGGGCACCCTGTTGCTCGAGCTGGACGATTCCGAATTCCAGGCTCAAGCGGCCCAAGCGGCCGCGCAGGAACGGATCGCGCGGTTGACGTATGAGCGGCTCAAGCGGCTCGGCATCAATCAGACCACGATTGTTCCGGCTCAACAACTCGACGAAGCCTGGAGCCTGTTGCAGGCCGCCGAAGCCAATCGCCTGCTGTATCAGATGCGGCTCAAGAAAACGAAGATTCGCGCGCCCTTTGCCGGGACGGTCGGCTTGCGCCGCGTGTCTCCGGGCGACTATGTCCAGCCGGGACAGGACGTAGTCAATCTGGAGGACCTCCGGACGCTCAAGATCGATTTCAAGGTTCCCGAGACATACCTCAGCCGCCTGGCGCTCGGGCAACACGTGACGCTCTCGACCGATGCCTATCCGGACCGGACGTTCAGCGGCGAGGTGTATGCCGTTGATCCACGGGTCGAGGCCACTAATCGGGCCGTCCATGTCCGCGCACGCATGCAGAACGAAGACGGGCGACTCCGTCCTGGCCTCTTTGCCACAGCGGCGCTCCTGCTGGCGAGCCGGAATGAAGCGTTGCTGGTTCCCGAGGATGTGGTCGTGTATCAACTGAACAAGACGTTCGCGTACCGCGTCGTGAATGGATCGGTTCATCTCACGGAAATCACGCTGGGCCAGCGCGCGCACGGCCGCGTGCAGGTCGTGTCAGGTCTTCAGCAGGCGGATATGGTCGTCCGGGCCGGCCACCACAAGCTCAAGGACGGGGCGCGCGTCGTCATGGCCCAATAA